A single region of the Oreochromis niloticus isolate F11D_XX linkage group LG19, O_niloticus_UMD_NMBU, whole genome shotgun sequence genome encodes:
- the LOC112843161 gene encoding uncharacterized protein LOC112843161, producing the protein MQNKEENAVITTADNRRVDRPAETRKLNWSRYTPWYRISSSPHSTFTLQPWLPTSWARRRISSPVCCLPPCRRNGASDTGFPSLGLWCAHHVFLEAQESPPSRLQLPRRCPSLLGALVSPSIHPLPPCRRHQLNHQLDRLWLPCHRLVQLHLRQRSVRPRILLGHWTCFACTAAAFQDVGRLNYVACGSPPEVHRFCTWSFNRPPEQCLVLDSCSLVLNSCSFVFLFFFFKS; encoded by the exons ATGCAGAACAAGGAG GAAAATGCAGTCATCACAACAGCAGATAATAGACGAGTAGATCGTCCAGCCGAGACTCGAAAG CTCAACTGGAGTCGCTACACCCCTTGGTATAGGATTTCCTCCTCACCACACTCCACCTTCACCCTTCAGCCTTGGCTGCCAACCTCCTGGGCCCGCCGGAGGATTAGCAGCCCGGTCTGCTGCCTCCCTCCTTGCAGAAGAAACGGCGCTTCCGACACCGGCTTTCCAAGCCTCGGGTTATGGTGTGCCCACCACG TGTTTCTGGAGGCTCAGGAGAGTCCACCCAGCCGTCTGCAGCTCCCACGCCGCTGCCCGTCTCTGCTGGGGGCTCTGGTGAGTCCATCTATCCACCCGCTGCCTCCATGCCGTCGCCACCAGCTCAACCACCAGCTCGACCGCTTGTGGCTGCCATGCcatcgcctggtccagctccaTCTCCGCCAGAGGTCAGTGCGTCCGCGCATCCTGCTTGGCCACTGGACCTGCTTTGCCTGCACCGCCGCCGCTTTCCAAGATGTCGGCCGCCTGAACTATGTTGCTTGTGGGAGCCCCCCTGAAGTGCATCGTTTCTGCACGTGGTCTTTCAACCGACCTCCTGAACAGTGTTTGGTTTTAGACTCTTGTTCTCTGGTTTTGAACTCCTGCTCcttcgtttttttgttttttttttttaaatcttaa